The sequence TTGGAAGACAAGGAAGCTGTTTTGAGTGCAAACCACACCTTGACCTTTCAAGCTCCTAAACTTTCCTTCTTTTTACCAGAAACAGCTCCATTTGTTTCAAATTTTGATGTTTTGGATATTGGCTTAGATCTAGAATTTCTTCATAAATCGGAACCATTAGCGCATTTAATTTCTAAACCTGAAGCACAACGATTTTACCAGCCTCGTGAAAAATTTGGACATAAAGGAACCTATGGACACGCATTACTAGTTGCCGGAAGTTATGGAAAAATTGGAGCAGCCGTGCTTTCAACCAAAGCTGCTTTTAGAATTGGAGCTGGTCTTGTTACTGCCTTTGTTCCAAAATGTGGCTACCCTATTTTACAGACTGCCATTCCCGAAGCAATGGTAATTACTGATAAAAATGAAGAATATATTTCGTCTATTGAAGTTGATTTTGAACCATCAGCCATTGGAGTTGGTATGGGCCTGGGAAAAAATAAGGCTACGGTAGAAGCTTTGAAAAAACTTTTCACCAACACCGAATCGCCTTTTGTAATTGATGCAGATGCCTTAAACAATATCTCAAAAAATAAGGAATTGTTGAAACTTCTCCCAAAAAATTCAGTTTTAACGCCACATCCTGGGGAACTTAAAGGCTTGATAGGCATATGGAAAAATGATTACGACAAAATTGAAAAGGTAAAGAAATTTTCAAGTAAACACGAAGTTGTTGTAATTATTAAAGGAGCTTACACATTGACGGTTTATGGAGATAAACTATATTTAAACTCTTCCGGAAATCCAGGAATGGCGACTGCGGGCAGTGGTGATGCGCTGACTGGCGTTATTACGGGCCTACTTTCCCAAGGGTACGATCCGTTGTTGGCCTCGGTGTTTGGAGTCTATATACACGGACGAGCTGGCGATATTGCAGCCGGACAAATGGGTTATGAAGCCCTTATGGCGGGAGATATAATCGAATTTTTAGCAGATGCATATATTGATTTGTTTAATAATACTAAGAATGATGAACCTTATGAGAAGTAATTTATCTTTAAAATTTCAATAATAGAAACAACTAATCATTAGTAGTTCATTTCTTTTTTAGGAATAGCCTTCAAAACTGTTTTAATATGTATTTTTGCGAACTGAAATTATCGCGCTGAATCGCTTAAAATGAATTCGGAATCAAGCTAATTTCATATAAAATGTTTGCTGAATGAAAAAAGTATATTTTGATAGTGCGGCTACCACAAGGTTAAGAGATGAAGTGACGGATCGCATTACAGAAGTTTTAAAAACGGAATATGGAAATCCTTCATCCACACATTCTTACGGAAGGTCATCCAAATCAATACTTGAAAACTCCAGAAAAGAAATAGCAAAGCATTTAAACGTCTCAGCAAGTGAGATTATCTTCACTTCGGGTGGTACAGAAGCCGATAATTTAGCACTTACGAGCGCCGTTCGCGATCTTGGCGTTAATAGAATTATATCGAGTCGCATTGAACATCACGCTGTGCTGCATACATTACAATGGCTTCAAAAAGAATACAACATTAAGTTAGATTTTGTGAATTTAAAGGAATGTGGCCAAATAGACATTGGGCATTTGGACCATCTTTTAGCCACATCTTCAGAAAAAACATTAGTGAGCCTAATGCACGTAAACAATGAAGTTGGCAACGTCTTGGATTTAAAGCGAGTTGCACTTCTTTGTAAATTTCACAAAGCACTCTTCCATAGTGATACCGTACAATCCGTTGGACATTTTGAATTGGATTTTAAAGAAATTCCAATAGATTTTGCCGCTGTTTCAGCTCATAAATTTCATGGGCCAAAAGGAACCGGCTTTGCTTTTATTCGAAAAAATTCTGGACTTCGGTCTTTAATTCACGGTGGCGAGCAAGAGCGCGGCATGCGTGCTGGTACGGAATCTGTTTATGCAATCGCTGGAATGGCTGAAGCACTAAATGTTTCCTATAAAAATCTTGAAAAGGAACGAAAATATATTACTGATCTGAAAGGTTATTTTAAAACACAACTTGCAGCAAGTTTTCCAGAGGTTAAATTTAACGGCAGCTGCGGTGATGACGACAATAGTACTTACACACTTTTAAATATTTGTCTGCCTATTTCTTCAGATAAAGCAATGTTGCTTTTGTTTCAGTTGGATTTAAAAGGAATAGCTTGTTCCAAAGGAAGCGCTTGCCAGAGTGGGAGCGTAGGCGGTTCGCACGTTTTGAATGAAATTCTTTCCGACGAAGATTTAAGCAAACCTTCCATTCGTTTTTCTTTTTCCAGTTTCAATACAAAAGAAGAAGTTGATTATGTGGTGGATGTTTTGAAGGAGTTTGTTGGTACCGGGATTGGGTAATTTGTGATTCGGTGCTGAACTGACATTATTTAACCACAAAGCTCTTCAAGTAATTCACACAAAGAACACAAAGTTTTCTCTGTGCGCTTTGTGCCTTCTTTGCGCCCTCTGTGGTTAATATTACAGGATGGTCGCTCTTAATTAAGCTCTAAACTTTTTTTAAAACTTCGCAGTAAGCCTAACGTTAAAAACTCGTGGCGTAAGGTAGTTCGGAATTGAATATTGAACTTTCGTATAAACATCTCTCACAAAAGTATTCGTGATTGAGTTCTGAACATCAAAAATGTTGAATATCTCCGCGCCAATTGAAAGCTCTTTAAAACGCTTCAACCAGCCGCTTTCTCTTAGTTTGGTGTCATCTACAATTACATAGCTTACCCCAAGA comes from Aequorivita sublithincola DSM 14238 and encodes:
- a CDS encoding bifunctional ADP-dependent NAD(P)H-hydrate dehydratase/NAD(P)H-hydrate epimerase — protein: MKIFSSEQLYEADKITTEKQQITSEELMERAGTQIFQWLHQRLQGAPVPIHIFCGIGDNGGDGLVVGRLLIEQGYNVIVYVVNCSDKRSENFLHNYDKIKNVTKKWPILMTSEDDFPEINPEEIIVDAIFGIGLNRCPDGWVKELIQYINKRKAFKLAIDIPSGLYSNSPLEDKEAVLSANHTLTFQAPKLSFFLPETAPFVSNFDVLDIGLDLEFLHKSEPLAHLISKPEAQRFYQPREKFGHKGTYGHALLVAGSYGKIGAAVLSTKAAFRIGAGLVTAFVPKCGYPILQTAIPEAMVITDKNEEYISSIEVDFEPSAIGVGMGLGKNKATVEALKKLFTNTESPFVIDADALNNISKNKELLKLLPKNSVLTPHPGELKGLIGIWKNDYDKIEKVKKFSSKHEVVVIIKGAYTLTVYGDKLYLNSSGNPGMATAGSGDALTGVITGLLSQGYDPLLASVFGVYIHGRAGDIAAGQMGYEALMAGDIIEFLADAYIDLFNNTKNDEPYEK
- a CDS encoding cysteine desulfurase family protein; this translates as MKKVYFDSAATTRLRDEVTDRITEVLKTEYGNPSSTHSYGRSSKSILENSRKEIAKHLNVSASEIIFTSGGTEADNLALTSAVRDLGVNRIISSRIEHHAVLHTLQWLQKEYNIKLDFVNLKECGQIDIGHLDHLLATSSEKTLVSLMHVNNEVGNVLDLKRVALLCKFHKALFHSDTVQSVGHFELDFKEIPIDFAAVSAHKFHGPKGTGFAFIRKNSGLRSLIHGGEQERGMRAGTESVYAIAGMAEALNVSYKNLEKERKYITDLKGYFKTQLAASFPEVKFNGSCGDDDNSTYTLLNICLPISSDKAMLLLFQLDLKGIACSKGSACQSGSVGGSHVLNEILSDEDLSKPSIRFSFSSFNTKEEVDYVVDVLKEFVGTGIG